A window of the Balaenoptera acutorostrata chromosome 13, mBalAcu1.1, whole genome shotgun sequence genome harbors these coding sequences:
- the LOC103014241 gene encoding protein LDOC1-like: protein MDALAVMMQDLLTQNRALRRENKELMDQVRRLLCEKANLLAQVRPPACPVAFPETFKGDSARLPEFLIQAASYMRFFEARFSNDILKVAFLISRLSGPAEEWVVPYIERESPILAHYEGFVDALKRAFGRNG, encoded by the coding sequence ATGGACGCGCTGGCGGTCATGATGCAGGACCTCCTGACCCAGAACCGTGCGCTGCGCAGGGAGAACAAAGAGCTCATGGACCAGGTGCGGCGGCTCCTGTGCGAGAAAGCCAACCTGCTGGCCCAGGTgcgcccgcccgcctgcccggTGGCTTTTCCCGAGACGTTCAAAGGCGACTCCGCCCGGCTTCCCGAGTTTTTGATCCAAGCGGCGTCTTACATGAGGTTCTTCGAGGCCAGGTTCTCGAACGACATCCTCAAGGTGGCGTTTTTAATCAGCCGCCTCAGTGGGCCGGCCGAGGAGTGGGTTGTCCCCTACATCGAGAGGGAGAGCCCCATCCTGGCGCATTACGAGGGCTTCGTGGACGCGCTGAAGCGGGCCTTTGGCAGGAACGGGTAG